The following proteins are co-located in the Leptospira weilii genome:
- a CDS encoding citrate/2-methylcitrate synthase, with product MSEFIEIKVGEKSYQFPLISGTDGKKGIDMRGLHQKTGLISYDPGFFNTAYAVSRISRRDPDSGELQYRGYDVADLVQHSTFVETSYLLIYGKLPTEQQLKDFSLKLSKHSLIHEDMINLFDGFPGKGHPLAVLSVMVTSLSSYYPEEYEESLDKGIDHSARLLAKIRTIAAFSYKKIVGQPFVYPLDKHPYCTNFLYMLFSIPSKDYVPTEDIDRILNQLWILYADHEQNVSNTTVQVIGSTQANLFASISSAINALWGSREGGRQVAAVGLIEDILKSRKSVPEYFEKFKGDSERLFSNGFGHKAYEAKSKRAIIASKLFHDFYKKNPVSPIAEVALKIEDYMQNDEYYINQKLYPNLEFYSAVIFHSLGIPKELFTAMQVIGKLPGWLAHWREQRVSGNYSKARPKQIYTGEMGRKYVPLSER from the coding sequence ATGAGTGAATTCATTGAAATCAAAGTCGGGGAAAAATCCTACCAGTTTCCGTTGATTTCCGGAACCGACGGTAAAAAAGGGATCGATATGCGCGGGCTTCATCAAAAAACCGGACTCATTTCGTATGATCCCGGTTTTTTTAACACCGCGTATGCGGTGAGTCGAATTTCCAGAAGAGATCCGGATTCGGGAGAATTACAATACCGCGGTTACGACGTCGCCGATCTCGTTCAACATTCTACGTTTGTGGAAACCAGTTATCTTTTGATCTATGGCAAGCTTCCCACCGAACAACAGCTTAAGGATTTTTCTTTAAAACTTTCCAAACATTCTTTGATTCACGAAGATATGATTAATCTTTTCGACGGGTTTCCGGGCAAAGGACATCCTCTTGCGGTTCTTTCTGTGATGGTGACTTCTCTTTCCAGTTATTATCCGGAAGAGTACGAGGAATCTTTGGACAAAGGGATCGATCATTCCGCGAGACTTCTCGCTAAGATCAGAACGATTGCGGCCTTTTCCTACAAGAAGATCGTCGGCCAACCTTTCGTGTATCCTTTGGATAAACATCCTTATTGCACGAACTTTCTTTATATGTTGTTTTCGATTCCGTCCAAGGATTATGTTCCTACGGAGGACATCGATCGGATTTTGAACCAACTTTGGATTCTCTATGCGGATCACGAACAAAACGTTTCCAATACGACGGTGCAGGTAATCGGTTCCACGCAAGCTAACTTATTTGCTTCCATTTCTTCTGCGATCAACGCTCTTTGGGGTTCGAGGGAAGGCGGTCGTCAGGTCGCGGCCGTAGGTTTGATTGAAGATATTCTTAAATCCAGAAAGTCGGTTCCGGAATACTTTGAAAAATTCAAAGGAGATTCGGAAAGATTATTTTCGAACGGATTCGGACACAAGGCCTACGAGGCGAAAAGTAAGAGAGCCATCATTGCGAGTAAGCTGTTCCACGATTTCTACAAAAAGAATCCGGTAAGTCCGATCGCGGAAGTGGCTCTCAAAATCGAAGATTATATGCAAAATGATGAATATTACATTAATCAAAAATTATATCCGAATCTCGAATTCTACAGCGCTGTAATTTTCCATTCTCTTGGAATTCCGAAAGAATTATTCACCGCGATGCAGGTGATCGGAAAGCTTCCGGGTTGGTTGGCGCATTGGAGAGAGCAAAGAGTTTCCGGAAACTACAGCAAGGCTCGTCCAAAGCAGATTTATACCGGAGAAATGGGTAGGAAATACGTTCCTCTTTCGGAAAGGTAG
- a CDS encoding nucleotidyltransferase domain-containing protein: protein MSVIVYPKRDPLGGMSREELMEKIRFLIQDKTIEAYLFGSIARNTQNAYSDVDLILILDTKVPFLNRPELFPELLALPVELNLFVYTPQEWEKARDQSKYPGFWKSVFEDMIPLIQNLS from the coding sequence ATGAGCGTTATTGTTTATCCAAAACGGGATCCGCTTGGCGGCATGAGCCGGGAAGAGTTGATGGAGAAAATTCGATTTTTGATCCAAGATAAAACGATCGAAGCCTATCTTTTTGGAAGCATTGCACGAAATACCCAAAATGCTTACAGCGATGTGGACTTAATTTTAATTCTGGATACCAAAGTCCCTTTTCTCAACAGACCGGAATTGTTTCCCGAACTTCTCGCTCTTCCCGTCGAACTCAATCTATTCGTATATACGCCCCAAGAGTGGGAAAAAGCCAGGGATCAAAGCAAGTATCCCGGGTTCTGGAAATCCGTCTTTGAGGATATGATTCCGTTGATTCAGAACTTATCCTAA